The window GAATTCACTGACAATGCATGCATGGTTTGCATGGCTGTTTTCTCTAATAAAGGGTGCACATAGACGCACAATAGCAGACCGTTCATCCTCAATGATAACCATCCACAGTGTATACTCATGCACAGGATCAACCCGACACAAGATCAACCCAACCCATATGGATATGCTTGGTCATTTGTTGCTATCTTCTGAGAGATTTATGaatcaaaatcccttgtatGCATGTGCTCAGTCATTATAATTATATTAATATGAAGTCAAATGTAAATTCATATTTTTAGTTTGGTTACTATAAGGAGTATTGAAATTGTTGTAAAAATGAGCTTAAGTCGACAGCCTGTGCAAATGCAGTTGACAACTAGTCGATCCTAATTCATGGCTTGGTGACAATTACGATTACAAAACAAGTGACCAATTTGTGTGTGAGCAGATGAGCTACTCTCTGGAGCAATTCTCTAGCTGAGACAGGACTCTCCTGAACATGCTCTCATGTAAATATGGTAAATAAACTATCACATTAAGATCATGCAACATACCCTTGTAGTGCCCCTTAGATGTATGTACTGGGCAATAGAGAGCTGTAGATCACATGATTCAACTTCATGTGATTCAAAGTTTGGGGATCCAGCTCTTGACTTTTTTATCTGCTCTATTTTCTGAAGCACCTTCTTCAGCAGAGATATTGATATGTCCTGATATGAGAAGCAAGTATAATAAGCCATGACATAGAATTGAACCAGTCAGGAAAATTATGAAGAACAAACGTGAGGAAGAACTCACATAGGACATGATGCTCTGCCCATCTGTAAATTCTGGAATGTATAAACAATTTGGTGGCACGGGGAGGTATTTCATCACATATCCAGATTGAGCAATGTAACCACGAGCAGCTAGTTTCCTCTTCGTTTCTTCAGGAATTTTCTTCAATATATTGAGAGCCTAGCAAACGATACAGGAATGACAGACGATCATGTAGGTTGTTGGATATTTAGGAGCTTACAGAAGtcataaaaataaagtaaatgaGATTAACCTCTTCCGGGAGCAAGGTCCTGCAGTGGGAGGTTCCACCATGGTGAAATCCATACTTGTCAAGGAAGTTCCATGAGCCTTCTGTCATGAATTTCCTAGGAGGCATTTTCAACTCTAAACGAAATGCACCATCTGCTGTTTTGATTTCTTTCAAAGATAATGCCGGAAGATCCTAAAGAAGTAAATGGCGATGAACATCAGTTGCCACTCATCCGGATTGTAAATGTTTATAGTGTCAAGGCTAGCATCTAATAAAAACAACTAAAGCTGTATACCAAAAGCCATACGctaaaaaactaataaaaacatGATATAGTAATGCTTATGTCATGATTGTTGGCCACATCTTACAAGTTCCAATAACACTCCATCATACAGCATAACTTTGATCCTGTGTACTGTTTTCAACGACGACATGTTACTGAACAAACATAAAACTGAATACAGTGCTAGTCTGTCACTCATTCTCTGTGTAGACAAAAAAACTTTGCAATCAATGGTTTTATTGCAAAAGAATGCAACATAAAACTTATTCCGTAACTTAATATATAAGTGAAAGCATATGTATGGATAGGATTACTGAGTGAATACTGCAACAGCTATGTCAGTAACATTGGCTATGTTTTGCCCAAGCAGATTTTGATCAATTTAAAACCAACTAAGCTGTAACATCCGGACTATGTATGAGTGGATTAAACTTAAAACACTGGTATACTTGGTTCTTCGAGAGGCATATGTTCCATATTCCTACTACTTATACATGTCAAACAATGAAATATTATGTCTGTCTACTTCAAGGCAGAAGGGATATACAAAATTGTTGGGGTTGGAAAGTACCCGACAATAGTAGCATGACAATGCTGATGTGTTATCCTTTCCCTCTGTCTGTTTGACCTGATACATGGTAAGATCACATTAATTATAAGCCAAAGTAAGACAATTGGATTTAGAAAATTAAGACTTAGCTGCTTTGACCTGTATGTACCTTTCCTTTCTTGACGCGGAGGCATTTCAAACATACCACATTTAATATCTGCCTCAGTTCCGTTACATGGCAAGGGTGATATATAGGCACAGGCAGCTCAATGTACCCGAAATGCCCTAAATAAGCAGATAATTTTGGTTTTAAAGAAGAGAAAAGTGGATTGTCAGTTGCTACAGAACAATATCTTGGGCATGAAAAACTAATGAGAAGTCATCATGTGAGAACCTTCGCATTTTCCATTTTCTGAGGCACCACAGGACTCGCATTTTCCTGTCTCCAAAGGTAACCCAAGGAAGGGATTTCCGAGCTGACTAGGATGAGTGACAGGACAGTCATTTATAGAATAAGTACGCTGCAGGACAGAAAGGTGTGTATCAGTCATGTTGGAAATAAAAAACATAGTATTACAGTAGGAAATATAAATGGGAACTGTGCAGGATATATCCTTGCCATATTCATGAGAaacaaaaaatacaaaaaaaaagaaggctaAATTCATATGAATCAAGTAGAAGAATGCAACATCAAGTATTTAAATCCACAAAATGTAAAACAGCTCCGTTAGTTAGCGAAAAAGCCCATGTATCAGCACTTCCAGATGCAAAAGAAAATGTCAGATTTCAGTATTAACTAACAAACAACATTCATCTTTACATTGCAAAAGTAAAggtcaaaaagaaaagctctcaTAGCAACACTCATCTTGATAAAATTAATCttacaaattcaaattttgcatTGCGATTGAATAGCACAGATCATGCATCATAGGTAAATCTAATTGAATGATATCAAATATAAAACTTGACCTGACGGGGGAGGGAGGGTAAGACCTTCTCACGCATGTCAAGAAAACCCCCTAACCCCCCTTACACAGCGGCACAGGCAGGTCAAGAAAACCCCCGAACCCTTGCCCCACCCTTACACAGCAGCACCGTAACCCGTGAAAATAGGCTGGTCCTTAGACCTATGCTTTGGCGTGGGACAAACGaggggattttttttcaacCCCAGCCTGAAATTCGCTCCCACaaggagtcgaacccaggacctgaGGAGTGCTACTAGAGCCACCTAACCAACTCAGCTAGAGGTCCATTCGCAAATGATATCAAATATAAATGATAGAGAAAAGGAGGGTTTCTAGATCTCATCATCAAGAGTAGTTACATCAATCATATGCTCCCTTATCAGACGGTACTGTCTCTAATGGATCACAATGACCAAGTTGTCGCTTCTGCATGCATCTCTTTCTGCAAGCATTGCTGGTAAAAAGCATCAGAGAAGGAGAACTTACAATCTCATCCTCAGTGGATAGGCTAAGCTTGATGCTCTTGATGGCACCTTCAGCAACCGGAATTGCTGACTGGTCCTCCTCCATCTATCTGAAATAGACAAAGGGACATGGCTGTGTCCGTAAAAAGAATTGAAAAGAAAGAACCGGTAATACCAACAAGCTAGAACCCACCATTAgctccaattaaacaacaagaAATAGCAGAAACAAACAGAAAACAGCAACCTCAAATTCGCAAACGTAGGATAAAAACCGCTGTAATTATTTGTTGGCTTCTCGGAAAATACCACTCCAAATCAAACTTGCTTTTGATTTTAATCATTTGTTTCCTTTTCCTAATGGGTGCACTAACAAATATATTCCCTTAGAGAGTGTGCCCTTGTCTCCAAGCAAGTTAATTAGGGCAAAGTGGCTAAGCTAATATTAGGTTACTCCTACCGCTGAAGCTGCATTTCCTTCTGTTTCATCTTAGCTCTAGCATCCTACTACGACCCACCAAAAGTACACCCAACAACAGGGGAAGATCCAAAAGTacaaacaaactgttacttgtatcaaggttaaggctctgaaattaagagaaagagcttcttccagatctagaagagaagctagggttaacgaacgAACGCGAGCAAATTCCACACAAAAGCACTCCAGGTGGTAGAGTGAGAGATGAATCATCAGAAAGAGGATGcggatgctcaccaggatcccctcccctcccctaacTAAAAAAACATTTCGCACAATCATCAGGATTCGTTTAGATTCCCAGCACACCACAAACTTCCCCCCAAACCCACACGGATTACTCCGGTGAACATTTATCATACATGAGATAGAACCCCTTAGTTGGGAAACAAAAAGGCATATCAAAGTGCACCAAAATTGAATAACCCACGCCTCTCCGCACGACCCAAATCTTCCCTTCCCTCGGGGAAACCCAAACCCCCCACAACAAGCGACGATGAACAGACAAACAACCAACCACatcccctttccccccatttctgCGAGTAACCCAGCGCCCCCCACATTGCGGAGACGGGATCAGAGCCCTCCTCCCCCTCACCTGaacacccgcgcgcgcgcgcgcgcctgcCTGCCTCCTCCCACCCTCGCCCTAAAACCCTAGCCACCGCGCGGGGGGTGGGGGCGGAGAGGGTTTTAGCCTGCAGCCAAGCCCTCGCCTCGGAGAAGCCGAGAAGGGAACCCACACGAGCGCGAGTGCGAGTGCGAGAGCGAGGcgacgatggtggtggtgggaggtcAGGTCTCAGGTGCAGTTCAGTGTGCAGGTCAGGCTAGGTCACCCCCGCGCGCCGGCGGCTGTTCGACGCCacgtcactgacatgtgggccatagGCTGGTCGTGGcgtaggtgggacccacctcgCAGTGAGTGTGGGGGTCACCGGGGGTCACGTGTTGGGAGctgggaggagagagatggggggATTGACCGGAAGGCATTGAATGGGATGACGTGTAGCACCAACTGTTGGGTGAAGCCAGCTGATTTTTGGCCATTCTTTGATTTGGGTGGTTTTTGGCAGTAACCAATGTCATAAATGGGCAAATTATCAAGCGCCAAAAATGAACACAGGCCTTTACACAATGCCAAAAGAAAAGGTGACACGCAAAAGGAGTAGCAAGCAGTATATCATTTTTGCATGGAAAAAATACAGAGAGCTAGAATGAACGAACGAACTCACCAACGTGGCTGATAGAAATACGATGTCGTTGATGGCTAGACCAAGCAGGATGATGTTGAGTAGTCATGAGAAGCATGTGACCATAGTAAATAGAAGGGACTCAAAAACTGAGCCAATTCGATGAAATAGAAGTCAACCAATGTATCTGCATCAATACTCAACTAGCATTACCAAGATAAATTTGGACGCTAAAAAATGTTGAGACGAGCTTGCCCGAACAAGCTTTATTGTGCACTAGGCTATGCTTTCTCGTGATCTCTCACTTATCAACAATACACACCATGAGGGCTTGACGATGATTATCATTGACCATGAGGATGAGTTGTGTCATCACCTCTTCGTCGTAACTCAAAAAGACGATAAGCCAACCACCTCTTTGTCCAAGATTAGGGCATCTCTAGTGTTGCATTGATTAGTTCAGTCCATGCAAACGAACAAAACTTATGTTTGATCTCTGCAGCGTATAAATCGTTTTGTGGGACCCAGTGGGACTCACACACGTGCACAGTCTCGGCCTTACCCACGTCTTCCTCTTTCTCACGTAGCCCGATGAAAATTGTCTGTATTCACTTGTGTTTGACACCTATCTAAAAGACGATTTTCTCGCTGACATGCACGATTCGGCTCTCGTAGTGTGCTCTGCTCGATATTTCAATGTAAGGTTTGATTTAATCACATGATGTTGGAgtaaatgggctaggcccaatttattcCCAATAAATTCCATTGGCTCACAAATAATGTTATAGAATTAATACCACCTTGAAAATTTAAGTGGAGatatctcaacttaaatagagaGCTATTAGAGAGCAcatgttgaccggttgaggtgatGGTGGGATTGCCATATGCGCACGCGTCACGCCGAGCCGGGCACAGGTGAGGCATCACCTGCCTGCACGGGTGCTCGGGACGAGCAGGCCTCCGAAACTCCATCCACTTGTGTATCTGCACGAGTAGGCAGGTGATCAAGTTTTGGGGGAGCATCCTCCGGCACGACTACTTTGCATCAACTACGTCTTCTGCTACACTGCATCCACTATATCCTCTGCTACGTCTACTTCCTCTTCGTCGCGTGCGTCGACTACATCCTCTGCTACGTCTACTTCCTCTTCATCGCGTCGACTACATCCTCTGCTACGTCTACTTCCTCTTCGTCGCGATGTCTTCCACTAGCACCAGCGTTGCTGGAGACGAAGAGAATGCCCGCgcaccaggaggaggagggaacgGTGGTACAGGAGAGAgcatcaacggaggcaatactaaTGCCTGATCATCCAGTGGATCATTCTATGGGTATATATCTACTCTGATATTGGTGTTAAACATGTTGCTAAATGTTTTTATACCTGTTAACATATTCATATTCATGTTTATCACTATGCTAGGATCGCTGtatcttgttttttttggattaaaGTATGCCGATTTAttaccaaatttccaacaaatGATGTGCAAAATTATGCACAAAGATGAAAATGTCACCTCCATTATCCACCAAAACTCAAATGCATCATCGCCACTACCTTTACGCCTCTTAGCTAGGCGACAAGCCAATCACCCCTCTATCCAAGCTCAGGAGGATGATGAGCAAGAAGAAGATGCGAAGCTATATAGAGAAGTGAGAATGTCACCAGAAGGCTCCAATGTGTCATCACCTCTACCTCCACGCCTCTTATCTAGACAACGAAGGAGAGCACGGACAAAGGTGAAAAGTAGATGGGAGCGTCTCACCATTGCTACACAACAAACAAGGCCATAAGAAAGGTAGGTGGTAAGGGAGAGCGCTGCCACCACTTGGTTTGACCAAGGGAACCTAGAACCATCGAAGGGTTCTCTTATATACCAAcgattggtttggtttgggctTCTCGGATAACGACTCTTTAACGACCCAAAAGGCCAGCTAGTAATTTTTgtcccttttttaaaaaagaatttgtGGTAAAAGCCCAAATACTCCAACAAACTATATGCATACTACGTTTTGTGCCTCGTGCAACTGATTCATGGAGACAATGATAGGTTGAACCCACATAGCAGTGGCAGGTAGGTGGGTAGGTCGTTAATGATGTTGTTTTCACTCTCATCATCTCATGGTAGGAGGAAAGTACGATTGTCCGAATTTTTATTAACAGCTTGAGGTTTTGATACAGTTGGAATATCTTGCGATATTTATGACTTATTTTCCATATCATCTCTTAGTGCAAGAACATAGAAATATAGTGTTACGCTTCCAAGCGACCCAAACATATATAAACCACTTGTCTACTCACTCCTATGCACAACTCAAGCACGAGCTCGGAACATGCATGAACCCTAGCTGAACTCTCAAGGGAGGCCATCTTGCCTTCCCACTAGAGGAGTACCTTGCTCCAACATGACTAAAGATTGAATGAGTTTATGACTATACATCTCATAGTCATAGGTTGGGACCGAGGGAACGTGGACTAAAAAGCCAACGTTTATGAGGTGAATTTCACTTGTGTATTATGCATAAAGTAGAAAATCAGAAAGAAAAATCACGAGTGAGAGAAAGGGGTGGCATCACCTAATGTAATCCCTTCATTTTTAAATACACGACGTTGTTAACTTTTAGACATTACATTTGACCATTTATCCTATTAAAAATTTAGTGCAAATAAAaatttaagtcatgcttaaattaCTCTAAAAAATATGTCACAACAAAACAAATGATACATATATTGTTTTAGTAGGATGAATGATTAGGCATCATGTCCAAAAGTCAACATTATCATATCCAACAGTATGTTAACGATTTTTCATGCAAACAAATGTGAAATGTCACTGTTGTATGCAACATATAGTTATGCAGTATTGAGCCCGCAATAGTTCTATTGAAATTTCCAAACACTTCTCGCAACATATCCAATCAACAATCTCAACAAAAAATTCACATTTTTAAACACCTGGTCCATTGTCACTCATTTGCCTCATCAAGGCCCTTCAAATATCATGTAGCTATTGTCATTGGCCTTTGATACACCAGTCTCAGCTTTCTACATGCCATTACCATTTCTTTCCAGAAGGCTGCTACACTCCATTACCATTTCTCAGGCACAATTCTCACTTGACACATTTCCAGAAAAGGAGTTTCAGATAAGGATGCAAATGGGCCAGTGGCCAGCCACGGATCGACCCGCTTAAATGATTTATAAGTGGGTTTACGGGTCAGCCCACTTGCATTTCGGATCGTCGCTAAAGTGTCCTATGAAACAAACCAACTATTGGGGAGCGAGCCCATTGTCATAGTCACTGCCCCTCCTTGTTCCATTCTGCAGGTTCCTCTCAAACTCCCTCAGGTAATCAAGAAGCAAAACGATCACGAACAGGATGAATCCACCGGCAGAGTtgctgccgcctccacctccacctcctcctcctccaccgaaCCGGAATGGCGGGAAGCCGGTGCCTCCATCGTCAAGCTTTGGACTCCTCACTTTCTCTGAAAGCATAAGGTCATCGAATTAAGAAGTGAGAATCCCCTAAAAAAATGTAAGAAGTGAGAAACTGTGAGCAAATGCAGTGAAAACATAGCTGTTATGTACAATGAGATTCAGTTCTTGGAGGAGGAAAGGACTGTTATGTACAACGAGATTCAGTTCTTGGAGGAAGAAAGGACGAACATCATGGATTTTGCATTTTTGCTGATGCTTTGCATTACCTTTAACTGACCCTGATGGCGGTGAGGTAGGTCCAGAGAAAGATTTGCGTCGTGCAGTCTGTGTCTGGTTTGCGCAACATGTTATTctctgcagaaaaaaaaaagcaaattcaGAAACAGTTAGTGTTAGGTGGTTTCAGACCTTTTGCTGGTTAGAACTTCGTGTCTGCACTTCTAAATTTAGAAGCATCATGCTGCACAGCAACTTAACATTGAAAGTTATTACAAACCATAGCTACTTAAACTCATGCTGTTGCTTTCTTAAAAACAGCACGATAGTCGCCTAATAAAACTTAAACTCATGCTTTGTGAAGTGATGAGTATAATCAGAATTCAAGCTAGCACCAGATTGAACATGAAAAGATTAAATAATTAGCAGTTTGGAATTTGTTTTCGCTTCACCTATCTTAGGTCTCAATTCTTTTTCTCTAGCTAAAGCCTGAAGCTCTGAAAGTCTAGTTAAAATTCCCTATTTTTGCAGGAGTGATTTACTTTTTGAGACTAATGATTACTCCAATATGAATAGTTGAAGAATATATGTTCCGTGAAATGGACCAAAGTGTCACACAtaaataacatttttttaatattaaaagTACAGCTGGGAGAAAGCACTCTTTCACAACATCACAATTTTATATGAGATATACATCTCTTGTGTTACAAAAATCCAATACTTTTAaatctgtgattttttttagaatatgcAAGGAGCGCTTCTTTATATATAAATCTGTGAAATGTCCGACCTATTCTAATTTCATGAACTAGTTCAAGTTCAAAACTTTGGATTTGCACTGAAGCCTGAAGACATGAACTTTCTCAGCTATCAGATTTGCTGATGCAGTCATACCTGATAAATGTATTTCTGAGAATTAGTATATTATAACCAATAAATTGATCTATGAAGCTTTTGACCGTGTAAAACTAAAACACAAGTATGACGAGCAGGCATGTCATAGCAAAACCAAGAAATATTCTACTTAACCACAGAACAGACAGGCAGGCACGTCCTCACCATGGATGCTTCGCATGAAGAAACTGCTCTGGCAGAAACGCTGAGTTTAGTCTTGAGAGATCGTGAAGACGAGATAGATTGTCCTTCCTGGCTTTGTCCTACATTGAATAACAATAAGTTTATGCTCATACTAAAGCATCATCACCTAATATTAAATTACATTCTGAAATAGTACtcatctctctttttccttaCAGCACTTTATGCGATTGACAATATATCAGTAgcaattcttcttttttttccctttaaaaattcactcttttttagaaaaaaaaaagttcttgcGAGACGAGTGCAGACAGCATTTCTTGGGTAAGACAAATTAAGGGAGACCGATTATATTACCAACCTCCACGATTTCTCCCAATCCCCTGGTACACAGCGGGGGTCAACAGAAGAAGCGAACCTGGCGATGACATTGTGGCAAGTGGAGGCATGATATGCAGCAGCTGTGTAGACAAAAACCACTCCTCAAAAACCACTCCTTTCTTTCTGAGCTGAGCTGTAGATACAACCAGGCACTAGCCTGAGCAAGAAAACTGCAGAAAGAAATGGGAGAAGTTCAGAACGAGATTGCAGGTGCAGTACAGAAGAATTGGTGCAAGAAAATCATGttgcaggagaggaggagattacCTGGATTTTTTAGCTTGCAGAAGTGTGTAATTTGCAAATCCGcaggagagaagaagatgagaGAAGAGATAGATTTGGGTGGGAAATTGGG of the Oryza sativa Japonica Group chromosome 2, ASM3414082v1 genome contains:
- the LOC4328331 gene encoding protein YELLOW LEAF 1, choloroplastic-like isoform X1, coding for MPPLATMSSPGSLLLLTPAVYQGIGRNRGGQSQEGQSISSSRSLKTKLSVSARAVSSCEASMRITCCANQTQTARRKSFSGPTSPPSGSVKEKVRSPKLDDGGTGFPPFRFGGGGGGGGGGGSNSAGGFILFVIVLLLDYLREFERNLQNGTRRGSDYDNGLAPQ
- the LOC4328331 gene encoding protein YELLOW LEAF 1, choloroplastic-like isoform X2, which encodes MPPLATMSSPGQSQEGQSISSSRSLKTKLSVSARAVSSCEASMRITCCANQTQTARRKSFSGPTSPPSGSVKEKVRSPKLDDGGTGFPPFRFGGGGGGGGGGGSNSAGGFILFVIVLLLDYLREFERNLQNGTRRGSDYDNGLAPQ